The Chloroflexota bacterium region TCTACGGCATTGTTGCTGGCCGATGTGCTGGCGCGGATTGTGCTCGCTCCACAGATTTTGCCGGTTGGCATTGTCACCGCCTTAGCCGGAACACCTTTTTTCTTGTGGATTTTGCGCCGGGCGAAAAGTGAGGTATTTTGGTGAATCACTTTGCGATTTCGGATGTCAGCGTAGCCTATCAGACTGTGCAGGTACTCGACCGGATTTCATTAGAGGTTGCAGCGGGCGAAATTCTGGCGTTGATCGGGCCGAATGGGGCTGGAAAATCGACCCTGGTGCGCGCCGTCAGTGGGGTGGTGAAAATTAAATCAGGGGTTATCTCCTATGGCGGCAGCGATATGACCCAACTCACCCCCCAGGAGCGAGCGCGCATCCTCGGGGTGGTGCCACAGGCCCAGCCCGTAGGGGGCGCGTTCACCGTCGAGCAGACTGTACTCCTGGGGCGTACTGCCCACATGAACTGGCTGGGTCAAGCCTCCCCGTCCGATCTGGAAGCCGTACACTGGGCGATGGAGAAAACCCGCATCACGCATCTCGCTCAGCGCCGCAACGCTGAACTCTCTGGCGGCGAGCAGCAGCGTGTGTTGCTGGCGCGCGCTCTGGCCCAGAAAACCCCCGTGCTGCTCTTGGATGAACCTACCAATCATCTCGATTTGCGGCATCAGGTGAACTTTTTATCATTAGTCAAAGATTTGGCCAGGCAAGAAAACCTGGCTGTGATGATGGCCCTGCACGATCTCAACCAGGTTTCGATGTATGCGGACCGGGTAGCGTTGTTGGTGGATGGCTGTTTGTTAGCGCTTGGTTCCCCTGCTGAAGTGCTGACAGAAGAGAACCTGCATACCGCTTATCAGACTCGCGTGCAGATTCTCTCGGATATTGATGGCTATCCGCCCCTGATATTACCCCGGCGTGCGTGATGTTTAGATGCTAAAAAGAGGGGGATTACCGTTGCCGATAAAGCTCCCATAATCTTCCCAGCGTTTCTTCCAACCGCCGCGCCAACGGCTCTCCGCGCTGCGTAGTGACATCATCTTCATTTTCAAAAACGACATAAGGTACGCGCACCCCCTGAATTTCAAGAAATGTCGGATCAGTGGCGCTGACTTCGTCCCAATCTACCACGCGGTAGAGTTTTTCTAAGCGATCATCGGGCAGTCCGTGTTCCAGAATCGAGTCAGGGCGATCGGGGTTGAATCGAGCGCGGTTCTTGCGCAGCGACTCTTCCCAACTGACATTGAGATATAAAATTGCCATGCGCTCGGCAACCTGGCGGCTGATATGAGCGAAAGCGCGGGCAAATCCGCCGTGTTCGCTACCGCGCGCAAATTCAATAATGGTGGTGTTTTCCTGGTGATATTGAGGGGCATCGCGCAACTTCTTTTGATATTTCAGGCAAATGCGCTCGATAAGTAAATCCCACATAAAGTGATTGATGAAATTGCTTTCCGGGTCTGTGTGTAGGCGTGGTTGCCCCATGCGTTCGAGAATCGCATCTTCCTCGAACCAGATCCATAGCATGGGAAAATCATCAATCTCTTCAAAGTTACCAATATGAAATAACGCCTTGCGTTGTTCGAGTGGCGTTTTCTTTAGATGGTCAATAATTTCGCTTTTGCCAGCCGCCGGGCGAGCGATGAGCAATAGAATGTCAAAGGTGTTCTTGGTTGGGGGCAAGGTAAACTCTCAGTTTTCTCTAATATCACAGCAAAGCCGCACAGAGCGCAAAATTTGTGCTGATTTTGTCCTTTCTTGGCGGACTTAGCGGTGAACGGATTTAATGCAGATATTCTACCGCGGGATGGCGGCGAATATACATCGGGTTACTCCTTTGCTATCGCGTTCTAGTTGGGCTATCTGCTCAACTGGCGCGCCTAGAAGGACAGATAGGGCGGCGACATCCATCTGGCATAGTTCTGGATTTTCCGCCAATACGCTGGCATATGGACAATGGTGGAAAATCAACCGCGGCCCGGTAGGTGATGCCTCCCAGCGGGCGCGATACTTCATCTCGTTGAGACGCTGCACAATCTGGTTCAGGCGTTGAAGGGTGTTTTTTGCGCCGGGGACTTGACCAAACAACAATGGGATGATTGGCCCAAAGGGCTGTCCCGCGTTGGAGTTTTGCAGCAGTGCCTTGAGAAGGGCATCAACCAACAAATCCAGGTTATCTTGCATGGCAGACTGCGCCAGCGTATACATCAATGTTGGACGGCCGCGCCCCCTGGTTTTTTGCTGATGAATTACTTCCACCAGGCCTTGTTCTATCAGCAGCCCCAGGTGATGGCGCGCATTGGCCGCCGTCATGTGCAATATGCGGCCGATCTCGTTAGCCGAAGCGGTTTGTTGTTTTTCGAGATAGATAAGAATTTGCTGGCGTGTGTTCTGCATAGGGTTTATTTTGTCATACCGACAGGGTGATTATACTCCTTGAATTGATTTATGCAAATAATTCTTTGCATAAATGGGCGCACAGCCCCTGCTTTTGGCAGGTATAATGGCTGCTATGTGTTTTGAACTTCATTATCAAAACCCAATATCCGATTTTTTTGCCCTGAAAATTTGATACACAAAAACAGGAGCGTTTCTATCTATGAGCGAAAAACTCAACACCCCCGGCTACGATGTCCCGCCCGAAATGCAGGATGTTGTTGCCATTACCACCCTGGATAAAATATATAACTGGGGTCGGCGCTATTCTGCCTGGCCAATGATGTTTGGCCTGGCCTGCTGCGCCATCGAGATGATCTGTACGGCGGCGGCGCGTTTCGACTTCTCCCGTTTTGGTATGGAAATTATGCGCCCCAGCCCGCGTCAGGCCGATGTGATGCTGGTCTCCGGCACAGTTACCAAAAAAATGGTGCCTCAAATTGTGCGCCTTTATAACCAGATGCCAGAGCCGAAATACGTGGTTGCCATGGGCGCTTGTGCCTCTGGCGGCGGCCCCTTTAAAGAAGGCTACAATGTTGTCTCGGGCGTGGATAAATTCTTGCCAGTCGATGTTTACATTCCTGGCTGCCCGCCAACCCCCCAAGCGCTGTTGCACGGTTTGATGAAACTTCAAGAGATGATGGATACTCAATCCATCAAGAATGTGCGTTGGTATCAGAAAGAGCCGTTGGACGCCATTCCGATTCCCATCTTGGGCCCCGATCTGTTGGATCCACGGGATTTTCCGCAATTCGCCGAGAAGATGGCCACAATTGCAACTGAAAGCGAAGAGGCCTGATCTGGAGCGCTATGATGACAGAACAAATAATGACTATGAACAAAGATATTGAAGCCCGATTTACTGGAATGATCTCGCTCGATGAGCGCTCCGGGTATGAAGGCTATCGGGTTGAAGCGGAAAATCTGGTTGAATTTGCCACCGCGTTGCGCGACGAATTTGGCTACGATTTCCTTTCCTCCGCCACCGGCGTTGATTACCTGCCCGACGAGAAAATGGAAGTTGTTTATCATATTTACAAATCTACGGGTGGGCGTGCACTGGTCTTCAAAGTGCAGGTACCACGCGCAAATCCGGTAGTGCCCTCTTTGGTTAGTATTTTCCCCGGGGCCGATTTTCAGGAACGTGAAGCCTGGGATTTATTCGGTATCCGCTTTGAAGGTCATCCAAACCATAAGCGTATCCTTATGTGGGATGGCTTTGCCGGACACCCCATGCGCAAGGACTGGAAAGAAGCCTACTACGAAGCCGATGCCAAACCCTTTGATACGCGTTGGCCCGGCGGTGACGTTTCTCGTAGCGAAGATAAAATGGTTTTCAATAAAAATGTAGCCTATCCCCAGGATTTTACCCCTGAGAATTGGACTCCCGAAGGAGAGACTGCTCTCTATTCCGGAATGCAAAATATCGCTACTGATGAAGACCTGCAAACCGAGCATGTAGTGGTCAACCTGGGTCCGCAGCACCCTTCTACGCACGGCGTTTTTCGCATGGTTGCCACTCTGGATGGTGAGACCATCGTCAAACTTGAACCCGTGATGGGCTATCTGCATCGCAACCATGAGAAAATCGGTGAACGCAACACTTACCTGATGAACATCCCCTTCACCGATCGCCTTGATTATCTCTCCTCGATGAGTAACAACTTTGGCTACGTGCTGGCCGTCGAGAAACTGCTCGGCGACACAACCCATATACCGGATCGCGCCAAATATATCCGCGTGATTATGGCTGAGTTCACGCGCATTTCCAATCACCTCATGGCGATCGGCGCGCTGCTCAATGACCTTGGCGCATACTTCACACCGATGCTTTATGCGCTTAAGGAGCGCGAGCTAATTCTGGATATCTTTGAAGCCGTGTCTGGATCGCGCATGATGTGCAACTACTACCGCTTTGGCGGGGTCGCGCGCGACCTCCCGCCGGGGACTCATGAAATGATGCGGGGTCTGGCCTTTGAGCGCTTGCCTCGCCAAATTGACGAACTCGATCGTTACCTCACTGAAAACGAGATCATCCGTGCCCGCTGTGAAGGTGTTGGTGTGCTGACCCCTGAAGAAGCGATTGCTTATTCGGCGGTTGGCCCGGTGCTGCGCGCTTCTGGCGTACCCTATGATGTGCGCCGTGCTGATCCTTACAGCGTCTACGATCGCTTTGATTTCGATGTTGCTGTGCGTTACCACGGCGATGTCTACGACCGCTATCTGGTGCGTCTGGATGAAATCCGCCAGAGTATTCGCATTTTGCAGCAAGCGTTGAATAGCATTCCCGAATGCGATAACTGTCTTGGCAAGCCGCGTTATTCAATGCGTGTGCCCGCTGGCGAAGCCTACGGGCGTGTTGAAGGCCCCAAAGGCGAGTTGGGCTTTTATGTGGTCGCCGATGGCGGTCCCAATCCGTGGCGGTATCATGTTCGAGCGCCATCGTTCATCAACCTGACAGCCCTGAGCAAAATGTGTGAAGGCGATAAGATCGCCGATGCTATCATCGTCCTCGGCTCGATTGACATCGTTTTGGGCGAAACCGACAGGTAACAGGAGAACTTGTATGTACGGTAAAGGAATACTCAAAGGACTCGGCGTAACCTGGAAACATTTCTGGGATACGTATATTGACGACATCAAATGGGGCAAAAAACGCTACCATACAGAAGAAGGAATTGCATACCGCATGAGCAAGGACGCGCGCGGTCTGTTTACCGTGCAATATCCCGAAGAAAAACTGCCTACTCCGGAAGAATTTCGTTTTGTGCCTTTCCTAGTCTACGACGAAGATGAAGAAGGCGAGCAAGTCATCCGCTGCACATCGTGTGGCATCTGCGCCAAAGTTTGCCCCCCACATTGCATTTGGATTGAACGTTCGACGAACCCGAAGACCGGGCGCCCAGTGCCAGTACCAGCGGAATTCTATATCGATGTTGATATTTGTATGAATTGTGGTTTTTGTGCCGAATTCTGCCCATTTGACGCGATCAAAATGGATCACGATTACGAATTAGCCGTTTACGAGCGGCTGACAAATAATATCTACGATAGAGAAAAATTACTTAAACCAGCCGCATACTACGACGGTATTCGCCCTTTGAACTCACAAAAAGAATTTGACGCGCGTGCTGAAAAAGAAGCGAAAAAAGCGGCTTCAAAAAAGAAAACATAAAGCCCATAAACTGGGGAGGCAGCCCTCCCCAGTTTGCATTTAAGCATTTCTTACAATTTACTAAGATTCGCATGATATAAACAATTTCAATAGAAAATTGTGGCGCTTCGGAAATCTCCGCAGCGCCGAAACAACAGAATTACTCTCGCGCAATTACATCTAGGTAATTGCCTCATAGGTTTGGTAGGTTCTTATATGTCCAAAGAAAAAGTATCACAAGAAGCCGTCTTGGCTGCCCTGGGCACTGTAGATGACCCTGATCTGCGCAAAGACTTGGTCTCTCTCAAGATGATTCAGGATCTCAAAATTGATGGTGGCGCGGTCAGCTTTACCATCATGCTGACCACGCCGGCGTGCCCCATGAAAGACAAGATGAAGAATGACGCTCTGGCCGCGGTACAAACCGTTCCCGGTGTTGAGCGCGTGGATATTAAAATGGATGCCAGCGTCCCTAGCGATGGACGCACGCGCGGCCTCTTAGAGGTTCCTGTTAAAAATGCGATTGCTGTGGCTTCAGGGAAGGGTGGCGTTGGTAAAAGCACCGTTGCTGTCAATCTGGCAGTTTCATTGGCACAGAGCGGCGCGCGCGTCGGTCTACTCGACGCCGATATTTACGGCCCCAATATCCCCATGATGATGGGCGTTGATAAATTGCCCCCACCCCGAGAAGATAAACTTGTCCCGGCAGAAGCCTACGGTGTGCAATTGATGTCGATTGGTTTCCTCGTAAAACCCGGGCAGCCGCTCATTTGGCGCGGGCCAATGCTGCACTCTGCTATTCGCCAATTCCTCACCGATGTGCTTTGGGATGAACTGGATTATCTGGTAATTGACCTGCCTCCGGGCACAGGTGACGCCCAGTTGAGCCTGTCACAATCGTTACCCCTCAGCGGCGGCGTGATCGTCACCTTGCCGCAAGAAGTCTCCCTGGATGATGCCCGCCGCGGCCTCGAAATGTTCCGCGAACTCAATGTGGGCATCCTCGGGGTGGTGGAAAATATGAGCTTCCTCGAACTCCCCGATGGCACCAAAATGGATATTTTCGGCAGCGGCGGCGGTGAAAAACTTGCCAAAGAAGCCGGTGTGCCCTTTATTGGCGCAATCCCGATGGACCCCACTGTTCGTCAGGGCGGCGATAGCGGCAAGCCTGTTGTTGTTTCCCATCCAGACAGCCCGGTAGCCAAAGCCTTACGCGCAATCGCTGAAGATGTGGCTGCCAAAGTAAGCGTGGCCGCCCTGCGGCAGGATAATGTCATCCCTATCGAATTTGTGGGATAGTGGTTGAGTTCCAGCAATAAAGAAATGCAGGCAGATTGGCTCTTTAGGAAATGTCGTGAGATAACCACCACGGGGATTCCCGGAGCCCCGGAGTATTTGACCTGCATCTTTTTTGTTTTGCGGTAGAATTAGCGCATGACTGAAAAAATCGTTGGTATCCGTTTCCAAAAAGTAGGCAAAGTTTACCATTTTGATGCTACTCAATTTTCAGATATTGTCGTTGGCGATCATGTGATTGTTGACACCAGCCGCGGCCAGCAATTAGGCAAAGTTGTTCAGATTCTTACGGACGCTCATGCAATCGGCAAACAAGATGATATGAAGCCAGTTTTGCGTACAGCTACGCCGCGTGATCTTGTGTCGCGCCAGGCGTGGGAAGAAAAAGAAGTTGAAGTAATTGAATATTGTCGCCAACAACTTGGTGAACTCAAACTCGCTGGCGTAAAAATTATTGCCGCAGAATTTACCCTGAATGGCGACCGCTTGACCGTATTGCACACCCTTGATGGAAATGACAAGCTGGATATGACCCCGTTGCGTAAGGCTGTACAAGAAGAATATCGCACCAAAGTGAGCTTGCGCAAAATTGGCCCGCGTGATGCAGCCAAAATTATCGGTGGTTTGGGGGCTTGTGGCCTGGAAACCCGCTGCTGCACCATGCACATGACAGAATTTATCCCCATATCGATCAAAATGGCTAAGGTGCAAAATGTTTCTTTGGCCCCGTCCGAAATCACCGGGATGTGCGGGCGTTTGCGCTGTTGTTTGCAGCATGAGTACGAATTTTATGATGAAGCCCGCAAACGCATGCCAAAGCTCAAACGCATTGTTGCCACTCCTTTAGGCGAAGGCAAAGTCATTCAGGTGAATCCCTTGGCAGATACTGTAAAAGTTGACCTCGGCGAACAGGGTCGGAAGGAATTCCCTAACGACGAGATTAAACCTCGCGGGCAGTAGCCCACGGGGAATTGAAACCCACCCAAAAGGCGTATGTAATTTCCGACACCGGGAGCAGATCTGCTTAGAGATGAGCCTGGTGTTTTTTTTATTTCATCCAACCCCACAAAGCCGAAAGGATCAGCAATGCCAGACTTTTTGTCAGAAGCTCAAGCGATATTTGACTACACGCGTAATTTGCGCCGCGATTTTCATCGACATCCTGAACTGGGATTTCAGGAAGTTCGCACCGCGGGGATTGTGACCAGGGAATTAAACGCGTTGGGGCTGGAAGTTGCCAGCGGGATCGCGGAAACCGGCGTGGTTGCCATGATCGAAGGGGAGCGGCCTGGTCCGGTGGTGTTGTTGCGCTTCGACATGGACGCGCTCCCTATCGAGGAGGAAACTGGCGCCGAATATGCTTCACAAACCCTTGGCGTGATGCACGCTTGCGGGCACGATGGACATACGGCCATTGGCCTGACCGTGGCGCGCTTGCTCCATGCCCATCAGTCCGAGTTAGCGGGTTCGGTGAAATTGGTTTTTCAGCCCGCCGAAGAAGGCCTGGGCGGTGCAAAACGCATGGTTGAAGAAGGTGTATTGCAAAACCCACGCCCGGATTATTCATTGGCCTTGCATCTTTGGAATGAAAAGCCCGTGGGTTGGATCGCGGCTGCCGCGGGGCCAACCATGGCAGCTTCGGAAACTTTTTCGGTGCGTATCACCGGACGCGGTGGGCACGGCGCTTTACCGCACACCGCTGTTGACCCGGTGGTAACGGCGGCACAAATTATCATGGCATTACAAACTATTGTGGCTCGCAATGCAGACCCGGTGGAAACTGCCGTGGTCAGCGTGACCAGCGTGCATGGCGGCTCGGCCCATAATGTGATTCCGCCCTATGTAGATTTGGATGGCACAATTCGCTCCTTTGATCCCGAAATTCGCGCAATGGTTTTGCGCCGTTTCCGTGAAATTGTGGAGGGCGTTGCCGGGGCGTTGGGCTGCTCGACAGAGATTGTAATTGATGATATTACCCTTGCCGTAGATAACGACCCGGCGCTGGTTGAAAAAGTTCAAAATGTGGCTGCCAAAATGTTCCCGGATGCAAATCTGATGACTGAATTCCAGACGATGGGTTCGGAAGACATGGCCTATATGATGGACGACATCCCCGGCTGTTATTTTTTGGTGGGTTCGGCCAATCCAGAGAAAAACCTGGACGCCAAACACCATCACCCCAAATTTGACTTCGACGAAGCCGCCCTGCCGCGCGCCGCGGCCCTGATGGCTGCTGCCGCGCTGGATGTGTTGAACGGTTGATTCTTCTTGCGATCTGCGAGAAGTCAAAAAAGAGTGCGGGAGCCAATGAGGCGATCCCGCACTCTTTTTTATCCGACTTTTTTAAGTGAAATATATAAATTTTCTTGACCCGCAATTCTTGGCGTGCTACAATTATTCTAATTGTTCATATTAATCATATTTATAAGATACAAGGCGGCTCTATGGCCTATTGGCGCACCCCATCCGAGTTTTTTGAATATTTAGCGGAGACGGTTCAGGCGAATCCTGAAGAACAACAACTCCCAGCCATGAATGTGCTCAGCGACAAATTGGGTGTAAGTGTTGCCCGCTTGCGAGAGCAGCTTGAAGTTGCCAAAGCGCTGGGCTTGGTGGACGTGCGCCCTCGAACGGGGATTCGGCGCCAGGAGTTTAGTTTTTTGCCCGCGGTTTGGCAGGCATTATCCTACGCCATTCAAGTTGATCGTAGCAATTTTGATCAATTCTCCGGGCTGCGCACGCGCGTGGAGATGTGCTACTGGCATGAAGCTGCCTCTCGGCTTCGCGAAGAAGATTTTGTAATCCTTCAAAACTTGATTGATGCCGCCTGGAAAAGGTTGCGCGACACGCCGATTCGTATTCCCCATTATGAACATCGGGAATTTCATCTATCTATTTATCGCTGTTTGGAAAACACCTTCGTTCTAGGAATCTTAGAAGCTTATTGGGAGGCATACGAAGCCATTGGTTTGAATGTGTATGCCGATTATGAATATCTGCAAGAAGTATGGAATTACCATCAGAAAATGGTCGATGCACTGCGCACCGGCGATATTGAAGCTGGATACCTGGCTTTAGTGGAACATACTGATCTGCTGTACCATCGCCCGGGAGTTGAATCGCCCGAATGGTAGGAGTGTTTACATCCTAATTGGACTAGATTTGCCTATATAATAGAGTGGTTTTGAGGAGATACATGTCAACTGATCCATCACAAACACCAAATCGAACTTCTGTTCAGCCGGTGGTGAATGAGTTTTCGATCACCGTGGGTACCGAGAATGGCTCTGGGAGCCAGACTTCAAATGTAACCCTTTTGCGCGCATTTTTCAAAATGGGTATTCCAATATCGGGGAAAAATCTCTTCCCTTCAAATATTCAGGGATTGCCCACCTGGTATACCATCCGCGTGAATAAGGATGGGTATATTGCCCGCAGCGAAACAACAGAAATTGTTATCGCCATGAACCCGAAAACTTTTGCCCGCGATCTGGCGCTGGTTGAGCCGGGTGGCGTTTTCTTTTACGCGGATGATGTCAAGCAGCCAATCAATCGGGATGATATTACCGTATATCCAATGCCGGTAAAGAAACTCTCGAAGGAATCGGATGCTCCGAGCAATTTGCGTTCTTATGTCGCTAATTTCGTGTATGTGGGTGTGCTGGCGCAAATGCTTGATATTGACGCCAATAAAATTTATCAAGCACTGGAATTTCACTTCAAAGGCAAGCAAAAGCCGATTGATCTGAATTTCAATATTGTCAAAAGCGCTATGGCCTGGGCGGCAGAGAATCTTGAAAAAACAGACCCCTATCGTGTTGCGCCAATGGATGCCACCAGTGGGTATATAATGACCAGCGGGAATACGGCTGGCGCATTAGGTTCAATTTATGGGGGCGTTCAGTTTACGGGCTGGTATCCTATTACACCCGCTACTGGTGTAGCGGAAGCTATTAATCAATATTCTCCTAAATTGCGCAAGGATCCTGAAACGGGCAAACATACTTTCGCGATCGTGCAGGCCGAAGATGAGTTGGCGGCAGTTGGCATGGCGATTGGCGCGGGTTGGGGGGGCTTGCGTTCAATGACTTCAACCTCGGGGCCAGGCATCAGTTTGATGTCTGAATACGTCAGTCTGGCCTATTTTGCTGAAATTCCAGTGGTGATATGGAATGTTCAGCGCATGGGGCCCAGCACGGGGTTGCCCACGCGCACCTCACAAGGTGATATTAACCTATCTTATTTTTTGGGCCAGGGCGATACGAAGCATGTGGTGCTGTTGCCTGGCTCGGTAAATGAGTGTTTTCGATTTGGTTGGGAAGCCTTTGATCTGGCTGAGCAATTCCAAACCCCGGTGTTGGTTCTCAGCGATCTGGATTTAGGCATGAACCAGTGGATGACTCCACCCTTTGAGTACCCCAATAAACCTATTGATCGCGGCAAAGTACTCTGGGAAGATGATCTGGATAAATTAGAAGATTGGGGACGTTATCTGGATATTGATGGCGATAGTATTCCCTATCGTACGGTTCCGGGCAATCGCCATCCTAAGAGTGGCTACTTCACTCGCGGCACCGGCCATGATGATTATGCCAATTACAGTGAAGAACCCGATCAATGGGAAAAGAATATGGACCGACTGAATCGCAAATTTGAGTTGGCCCGCAGCGCGGTTCCCGATGCCGAGATCACTTCCGTTGACGGCGCTAAGATAGGCGTGATTGCATTTGGCTCCACCGATCCGGCGGTAAGGGAAGCGCAAGATCATTTGCAGGCAGATGGTTCCGGGGTCAATTATTTACGCCTGCGCGCGTTGCCGGTTAATGATACCGTGCGTGAATTCATTCGTGCGCACGAACGTGTTTATGTCATTGAAATGAACCGCGATGGGCAATTGCACCAGATACTGACCATTGAAGTGCCGGATTGCGCCATGAGCCTGATTTCAATTCCCCATAACGATGGCCTTCCAATGACCGCCGCATGGATTGAGAATGCAATCTTGAATAAGGAGCGCAACTAAAATGACTGCGAAGCCTCTGAAAGTGAATTTAGTCAATCTATCCAAATCAGATTATCGTGGCGCTTCTACGACCCTTTGCCAGGGCTGTGGTCATAACTCCATTACCAGTCAGATCATTACAGCTTGCTATGAACTGAACATAACCCCTGAAGATATTGTTAAATTTAGTGGTATTGGCTGTTCTAGTAAAGCGCCAACATATTTTCTCGATCGGGCATTTGGTTTCAATGGCCTGCATGGGCGTATGCCCTCGCTGGCTACGGGAACCATGTTTGCAGATACCTCTCTGACAGGAATTGGCATGAGCGGCGATGGCGACAGCGCCAGCATTGGGATGGGGCAGTTCAAACATGTGATGCGCCGCAATTTGCCACTTGTGTATATTATTGCCAATAATGGTGTGTATGGTTTAACAAAGGGACAATTTTCTGCCACGGCAGAAGAAGGCCTTGCCCTCAAGGGGCAAGGGCAGAATCAGTATATGCCGATTGACATTGTTTGGGAAGCTGTGATCAGCAATGCAACTTTTGTGGCACGTTCTTTTGCCGGTGACCCCAAACAGGTGCGCGAATTACTGAAAGCCGCGTTAAATCATCCTGGTATCGCCGTGTTGGATATTATTAGTCCATGTGTGACTTTCAATAACCAGGATGACTCGCATCACTCCTATGCCTGGGGGCGCGAGCACGAAGTGGCATTGCACGATCTTTCCTATGTCCCTGTGGCCGAAGAGATCATGGTGGACTATGAAGATGGTGAAGCCAAAGAAGTAACCATGCACGATGGCTCGCGCATCATGCTGCGCAAAGTAGATAAAGATTACGAT contains the following coding sequences:
- a CDS encoding 2-oxoacid:acceptor oxidoreductase subunit alpha, translated to MSTDPSQTPNRTSVQPVVNEFSITVGTENGSGSQTSNVTLLRAFFKMGIPISGKNLFPSNIQGLPTWYTIRVNKDGYIARSETTEIVIAMNPKTFARDLALVEPGGVFFYADDVKQPINRDDITVYPMPVKKLSKESDAPSNLRSYVANFVYVGVLAQMLDIDANKIYQALEFHFKGKQKPIDLNFNIVKSAMAWAAENLEKTDPYRVAPMDATSGYIMTSGNTAGALGSIYGGVQFTGWYPITPATGVAEAINQYSPKLRKDPETGKHTFAIVQAEDELAAVGMAIGAGWGGLRSMTSTSGPGISLMSEYVSLAYFAEIPVVIWNVQRMGPSTGLPTRTSQGDINLSYFLGQGDTKHVVLLPGSVNECFRFGWEAFDLAEQFQTPVLVLSDLDLGMNQWMTPPFEYPNKPIDRGKVLWEDDLDKLEDWGRYLDIDGDSIPYRTVPGNRHPKSGYFTRGTGHDDYANYSEEPDQWEKNMDRLNRKFELARSAVPDAEITSVDGAKIGVIAFGSTDPAVREAQDHLQADGSGVNYLRLRALPVNDTVREFIRAHERVYVIEMNRDGQLHQILTIEVPDCAMSLISIPHNDGLPMTAAWIENAILNKERN
- a CDS encoding FadR family transcriptional regulator — protein: MAYWRTPSEFFEYLAETVQANPEEQQLPAMNVLSDKLGVSVARLREQLEVAKALGLVDVRPRTGIRRQEFSFLPAVWQALSYAIQVDRSNFDQFSGLRTRVEMCYWHEAASRLREEDFVILQNLIDAAWKRLRDTPIRIPHYEHREFHLSIYRCLENTFVLGILEAYWEAYEAIGLNVYADYEYLQEVWNYHQKMVDALRTGDIEAGYLALVEHTDLLYHRPGVESPEW
- a CDS encoding 2-oxoacid:ferredoxin oxidoreductase subunit beta; translated protein: MTAKPLKVNLVNLSKSDYRGASTTLCQGCGHNSITSQIITACYELNITPEDIVKFSGIGCSSKAPTYFLDRAFGFNGLHGRMPSLATGTMFADTSLTGIGMSGDGDSASIGMGQFKHVMRRNLPLVYIIANNGVYGLTKGQFSATAEEGLALKGQGQNQYMPIDIVWEAVISNATFVARSFAGDPKQVRELLKAALNHPGIAVLDIISPCVTFNNQDDSHHSYAWGREHEVALHDLSYVPVAEEIMVDYEDGEAKEVTMHDGSRIMLRKVDKDYDPTDRSSILCMLEDANRRQELLTGLIYIDTNQESLFDLYNLPDEPLNRLTPDRIRPSRESLDEINTLMF